Proteins co-encoded in one Chthoniobacterales bacterium genomic window:
- a CDS encoding alpha/beta fold hydrolase — protein MTPSPETDFWSAPDGTRFRRVRWRAESAPRARVIALHGLSCRSEDFAPLAERFSERGILVEAWDLRGQGLDPDPTRRGAWLEIDGMLADLAAFAGEPTELPLFLAGDSMGALLAIQAAARPEWRSRLAGLMLFVPVVALARENPRWVKPTLRFLSAILPGLRLKPSWFVQGSGEMPILTRIPERQHELATAPHRLGPLTFSFLANMGDLIETAPPAASKIRTPTALFSAGHDVFITEAQQCAFFADIAAPDKMHFHYPEAFHQLLFDLDAEQVLADATAWIEARLPTTPSLRSAARICRSRRAGES, from the coding sequence GTGACGCCATCCCCCGAGACGGACTTCTGGAGCGCGCCCGATGGCACGCGTTTTCGCCGGGTGCGTTGGAGGGCGGAAAGTGCGCCGCGGGCGAGGGTCATTGCCCTCCACGGGCTGAGCTGCCGCTCCGAAGATTTTGCCCCGCTGGCGGAGCGCTTCAGCGAGCGCGGGATTCTCGTCGAGGCCTGGGATTTGCGCGGGCAGGGCCTGGATCCCGATCCGACGCGCCGCGGCGCCTGGCTGGAGATCGACGGCATGCTCGCCGATCTCGCGGCGTTTGCCGGTGAGCCCACGGAGCTGCCGCTCTTCCTTGCCGGGGACAGCATGGGCGCCCTTCTCGCGATTCAGGCTGCGGCGCGGCCGGAATGGCGGTCGCGGCTGGCGGGGCTGATGCTGTTCGTGCCGGTGGTCGCGCTTGCCCGGGAGAATCCGCGGTGGGTGAAGCCGACGCTGCGATTTCTTTCCGCGATCCTCCCGGGTCTGCGGCTGAAGCCGAGCTGGTTCGTGCAGGGCAGCGGCGAGATGCCCATTCTCACGCGTATTCCGGAGCGTCAGCACGAGCTGGCAACCGCGCCGCATCGCCTCGGCCCGCTCACGTTTTCCTTCCTCGCGAACATGGGCGACCTTATCGAGACGGCGCCGCCCGCGGCTTCGAAGATCCGGACTCCGACGGCGCTGTTTTCTGCGGGCCATGACGTTTTCATTACCGAGGCCCAGCAATGCGCGTTTTTTGCGGACATTGCGGCGCCGGACAAGATGCACTTCCATTACCCCGAAGCGTTTCACCAGCTGCTTTTCGATCTCGACGCCGAGCAGGTGCTTGCCGACGCGACGGCGTGGATTGAAGCGCGCCTGCCTACGACGCCATCCCTGCGATCAGCGGCGCGTATTTGTCGGTCACGACGTGCCGGCGAATCTTGA
- a CDS encoding amino acid ABC transporter ATP-binding protein yields the protein MKVELRNVSKRFGGQVVLRDISRTLEFPHSLVLIGPSGGGKSTLLRLLAGLIVPDEGEIFVDGKQIPRRNAALRTYRAELGIVFQAYNLFPHLSALENICLPLVQVHRLPAQEAHARAREVLARFQLADHIHKRPAELSGGQRQRVAIARAVAIRPKLLLFDEPTSALDPEMTAEVLDLLAELRSEGSPLVLVTHAMGFARHTADLVAFVSGGTLLEVGPPTHLFDAPERPEVRRFLERVLRY from the coding sequence ATGAAAGTTGAGCTGCGCAACGTCTCGAAACGGTTCGGCGGTCAGGTTGTCCTTCGCGACATTTCGCGGACGCTCGAGTTCCCGCATTCGCTCGTCCTTATCGGTCCCTCGGGCGGAGGAAAATCCACGCTTCTCCGCCTGCTGGCTGGATTGATCGTTCCCGACGAAGGCGAGATTTTCGTCGACGGAAAGCAGATTCCCCGTCGCAACGCGGCCCTTCGCACTTATCGCGCGGAACTCGGCATCGTCTTTCAGGCCTACAATCTCTTTCCGCACCTTTCCGCCCTGGAAAACATCTGCCTCCCGCTCGTTCAGGTCCATCGACTTCCCGCCCAAGAGGCCCATGCGCGCGCCAGGGAGGTCCTTGCACGCTTCCAGCTCGCGGACCACATCCACAAGCGCCCGGCGGAGCTTTCCGGTGGTCAGCGCCAGCGCGTCGCCATTGCCAGGGCAGTGGCCATTCGCCCGAAGCTCCTCCTTTTCGACGAGCCGACCTCGGCCTTGGATCCCGAAATGACCGCCGAGGTTCTCGACCTGCTCGCCGAGCTCCGATCCGAGGGTTCCCCTCTCGTCCTGGTGACCCACGCCATGGGGTTTGCCCGCCATACGGCAGACCTGGTCGCTTTCGTCTCGGGCGGGACCCTTCTCGAGGTGGGTCCTCCCACGCATCTCTTCGATGCGCCGGAACGTCCGGAAGTCCGGCGCTTTCTGGAAAGAGTGCTTCGTTACTGA